The following proteins come from a genomic window of Limnohabitans sp. 103DPR2:
- a CDS encoding DUF1653 domain-containing protein has product MQEETLPPLITTRPGYYRHYKNLLYQVLGTVRHSESLEPMTLYKALYGEQGMWVRPAAMFNETVEINGVVQPRFAWVGEERPTA; this is encoded by the coding sequence ATGCAAGAAGAAACCTTACCGCCCCTGATCACCACCCGCCCCGGCTACTACCGTCATTACAAAAATTTACTCTACCAAGTGCTAGGCACCGTGCGTCACAGCGAGTCATTGGAGCCCATGACTTTGTACAAAGCGCTTTACGGCGAACAAGGTATGTGGGTCCGCCCTGCCGCCATGTTCAACGAAACCGTCGAGATCAATGGCGTGGTGCAACCAAGATTTGCTTGGGTGGGTGAAGAGCGCCCTACGGCTTGA
- a CDS encoding replication-associated recombination protein A: MSVSVHLQQPLAERLRPRNLGEVIGQQHLIGEGLALRLAFESGQPHSCILWGPPGVGKTTIARLMADAFDAQFISISAVLGGVKDIREAVEKAQAALEGLQPQRTIVFVDEVHRFNKSQQDAFLPHVESGLFTFIGATTENPSFEVNSALLSRAAVYVLQALNEADLKQIVQRALEIGAIAPLEADAEQRLIAYADGDARRLLNTLETLAVAAQREKLESISDAWLLKVLGERMRRYDKGGEQFYDTISALHKSVRGSDPDAALYWFTRMLDGGADPRYMARRLIRMAAEDIGLADPRALRLALDAAEVYERLGSPEGELALAECVIYLAVAAKSNAVYKAFNEAKAWVKKDGTRPVPMHLRNAPTQLMKTLDYGKGYRYAHDEEGGFAAGENYLPEGMPAPGFYRPVDRGLEMKIAEKMANLREINRARGAK, encoded by the coding sequence ATGAGCGTCAGCGTTCATTTGCAGCAACCTTTGGCAGAGCGACTGCGCCCCCGCAACTTGGGTGAAGTCATTGGCCAGCAACACCTGATTGGTGAAGGATTGGCGCTGCGCTTGGCCTTTGAGTCGGGTCAGCCTCACAGCTGCATTTTGTGGGGGCCGCCTGGCGTTGGCAAAACCACCATTGCACGTTTGATGGCCGATGCGTTTGATGCGCAGTTCATCAGCATCAGTGCGGTACTTGGCGGTGTGAAAGACATTCGCGAGGCGGTTGAAAAAGCGCAGGCCGCACTCGAAGGCCTCCAACCCCAACGCACCATCGTGTTTGTCGATGAGGTACACCGCTTCAACAAAAGTCAGCAAGATGCCTTTTTGCCCCATGTTGAAAGTGGCCTGTTCACCTTCATTGGTGCCACCACTGAAAACCCATCGTTTGAAGTCAACTCGGCTTTGTTGTCGCGTGCGGCGGTGTATGTGCTGCAAGCACTGAACGAGGCAGACCTGAAACAAATCGTTCAGCGGGCGCTAGAGATTGGCGCCATCGCGCCACTTGAAGCCGATGCTGAACAACGCCTCATTGCTTATGCCGACGGCGATGCGCGGCGTTTGCTCAACACCCTTGAAACCTTGGCGGTGGCCGCGCAACGCGAAAAGCTTGAAAGCATTTCGGACGCTTGGCTCTTGAAAGTATTGGGCGAGCGAATGCGCCGCTACGACAAAGGTGGTGAGCAGTTTTACGACACCATCAGCGCCTTGCACAAGTCGGTCAGAGGCTCTGATCCCGATGCCGCCTTGTATTGGTTCACTCGCATGCTCGATGGCGGTGCAGATCCAAGGTACATGGCCCGTCGCTTGATTCGCATGGCAGCTGAAGACATCGGTTTGGCCGATCCCAGGGCTTTGCGCTTGGCCTTGGACGCCGCTGAAGTCTATGAGCGCCTGGGCAGCCCAGAAGGGGAGTTGGCTCTGGCAGAATGCGTCATTTATTTGGCTGTAGCGGCCAAATCCAACGCGGTTTACAAAGCCTTCAACGAGGCCAAAGCCTGGGTCAAAAAAGACGGAACTCGTCCCGTGCCCATGCATTTGCGCAATGCGCCCACCCAATTGATGAAAACCTTGGACTATGGCAAGGGTTATCGATATGCGCACGATGAAGAAGGCGGCTTTGCGGCAGGAGAGAATTACCTCCCTGAAGGCATGCCAGCCCCGGGTTTTTATCGCCCAGTCGACCGCGGTTTGGAAATGAAAATTGCAGAAAAAATGGCCAACTTGCGTGAGATCAATCGCGCACGCGGCGCCAAATAA
- a CDS encoding RsmB/NOP family class I SAM-dependent RNA methyltransferase has translation MHPKALLDACAELVRLTLQFNHPADAVVSRFFRDNRNLGPRERATLSETVFKVLRQKLLFEHMARSGSGPKERRLAILGFAGPRDFVKSALNDTEKKWLDMCDSIQPSDLMSQHIHNLPDWLARPLKEQVGDEFEALAKSFLESGTLDLRVNDLNEKRTEVQKELTAAGIVCEPTPFSPWGLRLQGKPSLAKVKAFERGAVEVQDEGSQLLALLLDAHRGEMVVDFCAGAGGKTLAIGAAMRNTGRLYAMDTSAHRLDALKPRLARSQLSNVHPAAIAHERDDRVKRLAGKIDRVLVDAPCSGLGTLRRNPDLKWRQKPEGIADVTATQTAILDSAARLLKSGGRLVYATCSVLPQENEEIANAFSAAHPDFVQLPVLDELSRLKVAHAENLCNGPFLRLWPHRHGTDGFFAAIWVRK, from the coding sequence ATGCATCCTAAAGCCCTGTTAGACGCCTGCGCCGAATTGGTCAGGCTCACCCTCCAATTTAACCATCCCGCCGATGCGGTGGTCTCTAGATTTTTTCGCGACAACCGCAACTTGGGTCCGCGCGAACGCGCCACATTGTCCGAGACAGTGTTCAAAGTCTTGCGCCAAAAATTGTTGTTTGAGCACATGGCCCGATCGGGCAGTGGCCCCAAAGAACGTCGTTTGGCCATCTTGGGTTTTGCAGGCCCGCGCGACTTTGTCAAAAGTGCCTTGAACGACACCGAAAAAAAATGGCTCGACATGTGCGACAGCATTCAGCCGTCCGACTTGATGTCGCAGCACATTCACAACTTGCCCGATTGGCTGGCGCGTCCGCTCAAGGAACAAGTGGGCGATGAATTTGAAGCTTTGGCCAAGAGTTTTTTAGAGTCTGGTACTTTGGATTTGCGCGTCAACGATCTGAACGAAAAACGTACTGAAGTTCAAAAAGAATTGACGGCTGCAGGCATCGTTTGCGAGCCCACCCCTTTCTCACCTTGGGGCTTGCGTTTGCAAGGTAAACCTTCACTGGCCAAAGTCAAAGCTTTTGAGCGCGGTGCTGTGGAAGTTCAAGACGAAGGCTCGCAATTGCTGGCGCTGCTCTTGGACGCACACCGCGGCGAAATGGTGGTGGATTTTTGTGCAGGTGCCGGCGGTAAAACCCTGGCCATCGGTGCGGCCATGCGCAACACCGGACGCTTGTATGCCATGGACACCTCTGCACACCGCTTGGATGCGTTGAAGCCGCGTTTGGCGCGCAGTCAATTGTCCAACGTGCATCCGGCTGCCATTGCCCATGAACGCGATGATCGTGTGAAGCGCTTGGCCGGCAAGATTGACCGTGTATTGGTCGATGCACCTTGCTCTGGTTTGGGCACTTTGCGCCGCAACCCAGATCTCAAATGGCGCCAAAAGCCCGAAGGCATTGCCGATGTGACGGCCACACAAACGGCCATTTTGGACAGTGCCGCGCGCTTGCTCAAATCAGGAGGACGCTTGGTCTATGCCACTTGCAGCGTGTTGCCTCAAGAGAACGAAGAGATTGCCAATGCTTTTTCTGCGGCCCATCCTGATTTTGTGCAATTGCCAGTGTTGGATGAGTTGAGTCGCTTGAAGGTGGCCCATGCTGAAAACTTGTGCAATGGCCCTTTTTTGCGCTTGTGGCCTCACCGTCATGGCACCGATGGTTTTTTTGCGGCCATCTGGGTCCGAAAGTGA
- the rpmB gene encoding 50S ribosomal protein L28 has translation MARVCDVTGKGPMVGNNVSHANNKTKRRFLPNLQYRRFWVESENRWVRLRVSSAALRLIDKNGIDAVLADLRERGQA, from the coding sequence ATGGCACGCGTCTGCGACGTAACGGGCAAAGGCCCAATGGTCGGAAACAATGTTTCCCACGCCAACAACAAAACCAAGCGCCGGTTCCTGCCGAACCTGCAATATCGCCGTTTCTGGGTAGAGAGCGAAAACCGTTGGGTGCGCCTGCGCGTTTCCAGCGCCGCTTTGCGCCTGATCGACAAAAATGGCATTGATGCCGTTCTCGCAGACCTGCGTGAACGCGGTCAAGCCTAA
- the purN gene encoding phosphoribosylglycinamide formyltransferase — protein MKKIVILISGAGSNMAAIVQAAHHQGWAQRLGVQIAAVISNKPGAAGLDWLRSQSAYSAIQTDVLEHTQFDSREAFDQALMQRIDAHAPDLVVLAGFMRILTPGFVAHYAGRLINIHPSLLPAFTGLNTHQRAIDAGCKFAGATVHQVTSELDHGQILAQAVVPVLPGDTADDLAARVLTQEHLIYPAAVAGYFKP, from the coding sequence GTGAAAAAGATTGTCATTTTGATTTCAGGTGCCGGCTCCAACATGGCGGCCATTGTTCAAGCAGCGCATCATCAAGGTTGGGCGCAACGTCTGGGGGTGCAGATTGCGGCCGTGATCAGCAACAAGCCCGGCGCTGCTGGGCTCGATTGGCTTCGCAGCCAATCAGCGTATTCGGCCATTCAAACTGATGTTCTGGAACATACCCAATTTGATTCTCGCGAAGCCTTTGACCAGGCGCTGATGCAGCGAATTGACGCACATGCGCCAGATTTGGTGGTGTTGGCGGGCTTCATGAGAATTCTGACCCCTGGCTTTGTGGCGCATTACGCAGGCCGTTTGATCAACATCCATCCCTCTTTGTTGCCTGCTTTTACGGGATTGAATACCCATCAACGTGCCATCGATGCGGGCTGTAAATTTGCTGGCGCCACAGTGCACCAGGTGACATCCGAGTTAGACCATGGACAGATCCTGGCGCAGGCGGTGGTGCCCGTGTTGCCAGGGGATACCGCGGATGATTTGGCGGCACGTGTATTAACGCAGGAGCATTTGATTTATCCGGCTGCCGTTGCTGGCTACTTCAAGCCGTAG
- a CDS encoding acyl-CoA dehydrogenase family protein, producing the protein MDLAFTPEELAFREEIRAWVKANLPADISQKVHSAMRLTRDDMQRWAKILGKKGWLGWGWPEQFGGPGWTAVQKHLFEEECALAGAPRVVPFGPVMVAPVIMAFGNAEQQKRFLPGIASGEVWWSQGYSEPGSGSDLASLKTRAERVGDKYIVNGQKTWTTLGQYGEWIFCLVRTSNEGKPQTGISFLLIDMKSPGITVRPIKLLDGECEVNEVWFDNVEVPAENLIGEENKGWNYAKHLLAHERTNIADVNRAKRELERLKRIAKTEGVYDDMRFRDEISKLEVDIVALEMLVLRVLSAEKSGKNSLDIAGLLKIKGSEIQQRYSELMMLAAGPYSLPFIFEAMDAGWQGDFPGHEVSNAPLAANYFNLRKTTIYGGSNEVQRNIVAQTVLG; encoded by the coding sequence ATGGATTTGGCATTCACACCCGAAGAGCTCGCATTTCGCGAGGAAATTCGCGCATGGGTTAAGGCAAATTTACCCGCCGACATTTCTCAAAAAGTCCACAGCGCCATGCGCTTGACCCGCGATGACATGCAACGCTGGGCCAAAATTTTGGGTAAAAAAGGCTGGCTCGGTTGGGGTTGGCCTGAGCAATTTGGCGGTCCAGGTTGGACGGCGGTGCAAAAGCATTTGTTCGAAGAAGAATGCGCCTTGGCCGGTGCACCGCGCGTTGTACCCTTCGGCCCTGTGATGGTGGCCCCCGTCATCATGGCCTTTGGCAATGCTGAACAACAAAAACGCTTCTTGCCTGGCATCGCCAGCGGCGAAGTGTGGTGGAGCCAAGGTTACTCAGAGCCAGGTTCCGGCTCCGACTTGGCCTCCCTCAAAACACGTGCCGAACGTGTGGGCGACAAGTACATCGTCAACGGCCAAAAAACATGGACCACCTTGGGTCAATACGGCGAGTGGATTTTCTGCTTGGTTCGCACCAGCAACGAAGGCAAGCCCCAAACCGGCATTTCCTTCTTGCTGATCGACATGAAGTCGCCTGGCATCACCGTTCGCCCCATCAAATTGCTCGATGGCGAATGCGAAGTGAACGAGGTTTGGTTCGACAACGTGGAAGTGCCGGCCGAGAACTTGATCGGTGAAGAAAACAAAGGCTGGAACTACGCCAAGCATTTGTTGGCCCACGAGCGTACCAACATTGCCGATGTGAACCGTGCCAAGCGTGAACTCGAGCGCCTGAAGCGCATCGCCAAAACTGAAGGTGTTTACGACGACATGCGTTTCCGCGATGAAATTTCCAAATTGGAAGTGGACATCGTGGCTTTGGAAATGTTGGTGTTGCGTGTCTTGTCTGCCGAGAAGTCTGGCAAGAACTCCCTCGACATTGCAGGCCTCTTGAAAATCAAGGGCAGCGAAATTCAACAACGCTACAGCGAACTCATGATGCTGGCCGCCGGTCCTTACAGCCTGCCCTTTATCTTCGAAGCCATGGATGCAGGTTGGCAAGGCGATTTCCCTGGCCACGAGGTGTCGAATGCACCTTTGGCCGCCAACTATTTCAACTTGCGCAAAACCACGATTTACGGCGGCAGCAATGAAGTGCAGCGCAACATCGTGGCTCAAACCGTTTTGGGTTAA
- the trxB gene encoding thioredoxin-disulfide reductase produces MSNTLPTQHAQVLILGSGPAGYTAAVYAARANLKPLLITGIAQGGQLMTTTEVDNWPADVHGVQGPDLMQRFLEHAERFNTQIVFDHINKVDFSKRPFTLTGDSGVYTCDALIIATGASAKYLGLDSETAFMGRGVSGCATCDGFFYREQVCCVVGGGNTAVEEALYLSNIASKVYLIHRRDKFKAEPILVDKLMDKVAAGKIVLQTFQTLEEVLGDDTGVTGVRLKSTKDGSLQDLELKGCFIAIGHAPNTEIFQGQLTLDNGYIVTQSGLKGFATMTSVPGVFAAGDVQDHVYRQAITSAGTGCMAALDAQRFLEQEGA; encoded by the coding sequence ATGTCCAACACACTCCCCACCCAACACGCCCAAGTTTTGATCCTCGGTTCTGGCCCTGCCGGCTACACCGCTGCCGTGTACGCCGCCCGCGCCAACTTGAAGCCTTTGCTGATCACTGGCATTGCCCAAGGGGGGCAGTTGATGACCACGACCGAGGTGGACAACTGGCCCGCCGACGTGCATGGCGTGCAGGGACCCGACTTGATGCAACGCTTCTTGGAGCACGCAGAGCGCTTCAACACGCAAATCGTTTTTGACCACATCAACAAGGTCGACTTCAGCAAGCGCCCTTTCACATTGACGGGTGACAGCGGTGTTTACACCTGCGATGCCTTGATCATTGCCACTGGTGCTTCCGCCAAATACTTAGGGCTGGACTCTGAAACGGCCTTCATGGGGCGCGGCGTGTCAGGTTGCGCCACTTGCGACGGCTTCTTCTACCGCGAGCAAGTGTGCTGCGTGGTGGGTGGTGGCAACACCGCTGTGGAAGAGGCTTTGTACCTCTCCAACATTGCCAGCAAGGTGTACCTCATTCACCGCCGCGACAAGTTCAAAGCCGAGCCCATCTTGGTCGACAAGCTGATGGACAAAGTGGCGGCAGGAAAAATCGTGTTGCAAACCTTCCAAACCCTGGAAGAGGTTTTGGGCGACGACACTGGCGTCACCGGTGTGCGCTTGAAGTCCACCAAAGACGGCTCTTTGCAAGATTTGGAACTCAAAGGCTGCTTCATCGCCATTGGCCACGCCCCCAACACCGAGATCTTCCAAGGCCAACTGACCTTGGACAATGGCTACATCGTCACCCAAAGCGGCCTGAAAGGCTTTGCCACCATGACCAGTGTGCCCGGCGTGTTTGCCGCGGGTGACGTGCAAGATCACGTGTATCGCCAGGCCATTACCAGTGCCGGAACGGGCTGTATGGCCGCCTTGGATGCCCAGCGCTTTTTGGAGCAAGAAGGCGCTTGA
- the lolA gene encoding outer membrane lipoprotein chaperone LolA codes for MATFAMAQSSADSLDALSQFLKQTNSGRAQFTQVVTSPAKADQAPRRKTSSGTFEFQKPQQFRFAYQKPFVQTMVSDGQSLWLYDADLNQVTVRKQSQLLGQTPAAFIASSGDLKSLQAEFNLKAEPEAEGLQWVKATPKQSDGALQAIRVGLKPAGSTSTPPVLSVLEIVDGLGQTSRLSFQNFEVNVKLPNDSFQFKTPAGAQVIRP; via the coding sequence ATGGCAACGTTTGCAATGGCCCAGTCTTCTGCCGATTCATTGGACGCTTTGAGCCAATTTTTGAAGCAAACAAACAGCGGCCGTGCGCAGTTCACCCAAGTGGTCACTTCACCGGCCAAGGCCGACCAAGCGCCGCGGCGTAAAACCTCATCGGGTACTTTTGAATTTCAAAAGCCTCAACAATTTCGCTTCGCCTATCAAAAACCCTTTGTGCAAACCATGGTCTCCGATGGTCAGTCGCTGTGGTTGTACGACGCCGATTTGAACCAAGTCACGGTTCGCAAACAAAGCCAATTGCTCGGTCAAACGCCCGCTGCGTTCATTGCGTCCTCGGGTGATTTGAAATCGCTTCAAGCCGAATTCAATTTGAAAGCCGAACCCGAGGCAGAAGGTTTGCAGTGGGTCAAGGCCACACCCAAACAATCTGACGGTGCGCTGCAAGCCATCCGCGTGGGCTTGAAGCCAGCTGGCAGCACATCAACCCCGCCTGTCTTATCGGTGCTGGAAATTGTCGATGGCTTGGGGCAAACCTCGCGCTTGAGTTTTCAAAACTTCGAGGTCAACGTCAAGTTGCCCAACGACAGCTTTCAATTTAAAACGCCTGCGGGTGCACAGGTGATTCGGCCATGA
- a CDS encoding DesA family fatty acid desaturase — translation MLFIDSAAFDATLNWLANGLLDFSGWQVFFVILGLTHVTIASVTIFLHRHQAHRALDLHPAVSHFFRFWLWMTTGQVTKEWAAIHRKHHAKCEQAEDPHSPHVHGIKTVLFTGAELYRKESKNKETLSRYGHGTPDDWMERNVYSRFSWQGVALMLIIDVALFGFLGLTVWAVQMAWIPITAAGIINGAAHYWGYRNFEASDASANISPWGILIGGEELHNNHHTYPTSAKLSVKPYEFDLGWTYICILQFFGLAHVKKTPPVLAYGEVRPVADEKTLEALIANRYEVMAGYARQMRSVFREEVANAKLDASVLKIASRWIHRDGDKVPAEAQAPLSATLAAYPVLQKMLAMREELRQIWLNTSHNREQLALDLQAWCKRAEESGIAALRDFSTQLRAARA, via the coding sequence ATGTTGTTCATCGACTCTGCTGCATTTGACGCAACCCTCAACTGGTTGGCCAATGGACTCTTAGACTTTTCTGGCTGGCAAGTTTTCTTTGTCATTTTGGGACTGACCCACGTCACCATTGCCAGTGTCACCATCTTCTTGCACCGTCACCAGGCTCACAGAGCATTGGACTTGCACCCCGCTGTGTCGCATTTTTTCCGTTTCTGGTTGTGGATGACCACCGGCCAAGTGACCAAAGAGTGGGCGGCCATTCACCGCAAACACCACGCTAAGTGCGAGCAAGCCGAAGACCCTCACAGCCCTCACGTGCACGGCATCAAAACTGTGTTGTTCACGGGTGCTGAGTTGTATCGCAAAGAATCCAAAAACAAAGAAACACTCAGCCGTTATGGTCACGGCACGCCCGACGACTGGATGGAGCGCAATGTGTATTCGCGTTTCTCTTGGCAAGGCGTGGCCCTGATGTTGATCATCGATGTGGCTTTGTTTGGCTTCTTAGGTTTGACCGTGTGGGCCGTTCAAATGGCTTGGATTCCCATCACTGCTGCCGGCATCATCAACGGTGCAGCGCACTATTGGGGCTATCGCAACTTCGAAGCAAGCGACGCCAGCGCCAACATTTCACCTTGGGGCATCTTGATTGGTGGCGAAGAGTTGCACAACAACCACCACACCTACCCAACGTCTGCCAAGTTGTCGGTCAAGCCCTATGAGTTTGATTTGGGTTGGACTTACATCTGCATCTTGCAGTTCTTTGGTTTGGCCCATGTGAAGAAAACACCGCCCGTCTTGGCTTACGGCGAAGTCCGACCTGTGGCAGACGAAAAAACATTGGAAGCCCTGATTGCCAACCGATACGAAGTGATGGCCGGTTACGCCCGCCAGATGCGCAGCGTGTTCCGTGAAGAAGTGGCCAATGCCAAGTTGGATGCAAGTGTCTTGAAAATCGCCTCACGTTGGATTCACCGCGATGGCGACAAGGTCCCTGCAGAAGCGCAAGCACCTTTGAGCGCCACTTTGGCTGCTTACCCTGTGTTGCAAAAAATGCTGGCCATGCGTGAAGAACTCCGCCAAATCTGGCTCAACACCTCACACAACCGCGAACAGTTGGCCTTGGACCTCCAAGCCTGGTGTAAACGAGCCGAAGAGAGCGGCATTGCTGCCTTGCGCGATTTCTCCACGCAACTGCGCGCCGCTAGAGCGTAA
- a CDS encoding DNA translocase FtsK: MTYSLRTLTNAAGTSENDSSSGLSEGTGLMRFTQEIVLFMGAALLLVLALAMFSFSPKDPSWSGSGLGGPVVNWMGLVGAWLADGMYFCFGYSAWWLVALLGRVWLNAWADWLRGNEPALAQVSEEEASWKTRLVFWLGLIVLMSASCALEWARLTRWDAALPGTSGGALGYAVGNFSLKWLGFNGSSLIEVVCVALGMGWAFGFSWGQVCENLGAKLDGLMQSRQVKREMEEDLAMGQQALREREQLQSKLPVEPQLHPFENEFEEKPLFAAAGVAAPVFAEPVAPMIIEAPVVDVPRSERVVKERQKPLFNELPDSKLPQVDLLDSLTQRQEGVAPETLEMTSRMIEKRLKDFGVEVRVVAAMPGPVITRYEIEPATGVKGSQVVNLAKDLARSLSLISIRVVETIPGKNYMALELPNAKRQSIKLSEILGSQVYNEAKSLLTMGLGKDIVGNPVVADLAKMPHVLVAGTTGSGKSVGINAMILSLLYKAEARDVRLLMIDPKMLEMSVYEGIPHLLAPVVTDMRQAAHGLNWCVGEMERRYKLMSKMGVRNLAGYNAKIDEATEREEFILNPFSLTPDDPEPLKRLPHIVVVIDELADLMMVVGKKIEELIARLAQKARAAGIHLILATQRPSVDVITGLIKANIPTRIAFQVSSKIDSRTILDQMGAEALLGMGDMLYMPSGTGFPIRVHGAFVSDEEVHRVVSYLKTQGEPDYIEGVLEGGTTDGEDTGYGDSGDAEKDPMYDQAVEVVLKNRKASISLVQRHLKIGYNRAARLVEEMEKAGLVSSMSSSGQREILVPARTE, from the coding sequence ATGACATATTCACTTCGCACCCTTACCAACGCTGCCGGCACCTCCGAAAACGACTCGTCATCAGGCTTGTCAGAAGGTACTGGACTGATGCGTTTCACCCAAGAAATCGTCCTGTTCATGGGCGCCGCCTTGCTTTTGGTCTTGGCCTTGGCCATGTTCAGCTTCAGTCCCAAAGATCCCTCTTGGTCGGGTTCCGGCTTAGGGGGGCCAGTGGTCAACTGGATGGGGCTGGTTGGCGCGTGGTTGGCCGATGGCATGTATTTTTGCTTTGGCTACTCGGCTTGGTGGCTGGTGGCTTTGTTGGGACGTGTGTGGCTGAATGCTTGGGCCGATTGGTTGCGCGGCAACGAGCCCGCATTGGCGCAAGTATCTGAAGAAGAAGCCTCCTGGAAAACGCGCTTGGTGTTTTGGCTGGGCTTGATCGTGCTCATGTCCGCCAGCTGTGCCTTGGAGTGGGCGCGCCTTACACGATGGGATGCGGCCTTGCCCGGCACCAGTGGCGGTGCACTCGGTTATGCCGTCGGAAATTTTTCTTTGAAATGGCTGGGCTTCAATGGTTCCTCCTTGATTGAGGTGGTGTGCGTTGCGCTGGGTATGGGCTGGGCCTTCGGTTTCTCTTGGGGCCAAGTGTGCGAAAACTTAGGTGCCAAACTCGATGGCTTGATGCAGTCACGCCAAGTGAAGCGCGAAATGGAAGAAGACTTGGCCATGGGCCAACAAGCCTTGCGTGAACGCGAGCAGCTTCAATCCAAATTGCCCGTCGAGCCGCAACTGCACCCCTTTGAAAACGAGTTTGAAGAGAAGCCTTTGTTTGCAGCGGCAGGTGTTGCTGCGCCCGTATTTGCAGAGCCCGTCGCACCCATGATCATTGAAGCGCCAGTGGTCGATGTGCCGCGCAGCGAACGCGTGGTCAAAGAACGTCAGAAGCCTTTGTTCAACGAATTGCCCGACAGCAAATTGCCGCAGGTTGATTTGCTCGACAGCCTGACGCAGCGCCAAGAAGGCGTGGCGCCAGAGACGCTGGAGATGACCAGCCGCATGATTGAAAAACGCCTCAAAGATTTTGGCGTCGAAGTGCGCGTGGTGGCGGCCATGCCTGGCCCTGTGATCACACGTTACGAAATCGAACCGGCTACAGGCGTGAAGGGTTCTCAAGTGGTGAACTTGGCCAAAGACTTGGCCCGTTCGCTCAGCCTCATTTCCATTCGCGTGGTCGAAACCATTCCTGGCAAAAACTACATGGCTTTGGAATTGCCCAATGCCAAACGTCAGTCCATCAAGCTCAGCGAAATTTTGGGCTCGCAGGTTTACAACGAAGCCAAGTCCTTGCTCACCATGGGCCTTGGCAAAGACATCGTGGGCAATCCTGTGGTGGCCGACTTGGCCAAAATGCCGCACGTGTTGGTGGCCGGTACCACAGGCTCTGGTAAGTCGGTGGGTATCAACGCCATGATTTTGTCCTTGCTCTACAAAGCAGAGGCGCGAGATGTTCGCTTGCTCATGATCGACCCAAAGATGTTGGAGATGTCGGTTTACGAAGGCATTCCCCACTTGTTGGCCCCTGTGGTGACCGACATGCGACAAGCAGCGCACGGACTCAATTGGTGCGTCGGCGAAATGGAGCGCCGCTACAAGTTGATGAGCAAAATGGGCGTTCGCAATTTGGCCGGTTACAACGCCAAGATTGACGAAGCCACCGAACGCGAAGAATTCATCTTGAATCCTTTCAGTCTCACCCCCGACGATCCCGAGCCGCTCAAGCGCTTGCCCCACATCGTGGTGGTGATTGACGAGTTGGCCGACTTGATGATGGTGGTGGGCAAGAAGATTGAAGAGCTCATTGCGCGCTTGGCCCAAAAGGCCCGTGCCGCAGGCATTCACTTGATCTTGGCCACTCAACGTCCTAGCGTGGACGTCATCACGGGCTTGATCAAAGCCAACATTCCCACGCGCATTGCGTTCCAAGTCTCCAGCAAAATTGACAGCCGAACCATTCTGGACCAGATGGGTGCAGAAGCGTTGCTCGGTATGGGTGACATGTTGTACATGCCCTCGGGAACAGGTTTCCCTATTCGTGTTCATGGCGCCTTTGTGAGCGATGAGGAAGTGCACCGCGTGGTCAGTTACCTCAAGACACAAGGCGAACCCGATTACATCGAGGGCGTCTTAGAAGGTGGCACCACCGATGGTGAAGACACCGGTTATGGCGACAGCGGCGATGCCGAAAAAGACCCCATGTACGACCAAGCCGTTGAAGTGGTGCTCAAGAACCGCAAGGCCAGTATTTCCTTGGTGCAGCGCCACCTCAAGATTGGTTACAACCGCGCAGCTCGTTTGGTGGAAGAGATGGAGAAGGCCGGCCTGGTCAGTTCCATGAGCAGCAGTGGTCAGCGTGAAATTTTGGTGCCTGCGCGCACTGAATAA
- the rpmG gene encoding 50S ribosomal protein L33: MASKGGREKIKLESTAGTGHFYTTSKNKKTMPEKMSIMKFDPKARKHVEYKEIKLK; the protein is encoded by the coding sequence ATGGCAAGCAAAGGCGGACGCGAAAAAATCAAGCTGGAATCTACAGCTGGTACTGGTCACTTCTACACGACCAGCAAGAACAAGAAAACAATGCCCGAGAAAATGTCGATCATGAAGTTCGACCCAAAAGCTCGCAAGCACGTTGAGTACAAGGAAATCAAACTGAAGTAA